TAAATCACATACATGCCATTATATTGGTCGTCACAATTACTAACCTGAGTGTTCTACACGGCACGGACCCATACTTCAGCTCCATAAGTCCAGACTCATACAGGTACATGTCATTATACTGGTTGTCACAGTTACTGATCTGAGTGTTCTACACGACACAGACCCATACTTCACCTCCATAAGTCCAGACTCATACAGGTACAGGTTACTGACCTGAGTGTTCTACATGGCATAGACCCATACTTCAGCTCCATAAGTCCAGAATCAGACAGGTACAGGTTACTGACCTGAGTGTTCTACACGTCACAGACCCATACTTCAGTTCCATAAGTCCAGACTCATACAGGTACAAGTTACTGACCTGAGTGTTCTACACGGCACAGACCCATACTTCAGCTCCATAAGTCCAGACTCATACAGGTACAGATTCTTGAACAGCTCCCTGTGCTGGTCCAGGTCAGACAAATCTGCAAGCtacaaaaaatgaacaacatgcCTAAGAGAGGAGCATCCAAGGACTCCTAACTATTTACACATGTAACCATTAGGGTAATTGCAGCTGTGAAAGTGTTAAAGGTTTGAAGAGTTAACAAAGAAGTTATAGCTGAGTTGAAAACACACAATTTTGTGACTTTTATATATAATGGGGGAAAAAAACAATTCCATTATTCCTTCAAAAATTGCCACAACCTCAATTCCTAACTTTGGGATCATCTACAAATTAAGGGTATTCAACTAagaaagtttcaagaagatcctCCCAGAAGGTAAAGATGATTTGAAAACACAGGTTTAGAGACAAagacacatactgacatacataCAGATGGACTAGCACAATGCTTAATGCCTCCCATTCCCTGGAGAGCATTAAAATTCAGCCACCTTTTAAACTACAGAACCAGTTGCTTAAAGTAGCACAAGTCAAACAGTCCTGCCTTTGAAAATCTATATTCAGATTTGATTAGATTCTCAGTTTTTAACAGCATGCTTGTGAAATTGTCTTGGCCTCAAGTATTTATATAAGAATTCAGGAAAGCTCAATCAAACTGCTACTCTTGATGATTTCAGACTAATAAAAGAACaactctgagaaaactggactgaatgcatgtgtgcaaaggcttatcagggacaacactttccgctttaatggaatctTTGGTTTAAAGGAGGTTCCTTttgaacgaaaatccagtttgaacagaaagtgcagtccctgatgagcctgcgTGGATTACACAGGAAAATATAGGAAAATACCTTACAtacatgcactaagccccgttttcccagaacaaggctaaaatACTGGTTAGAACACTTACGTCAGTTGCTGACACAAATGACTCCAGATCTGAGGAAGATCCCATACTCATGGTGCGAGACCTCGCTGCATTCTCTGCCTCCGTGAATGCTGCCAATGCGGTGTCAAACACCATGTGGTCTGTGGCCCGCACCACGTCCCGCTCGTACGAGTCCTGCATGTGGTACGCCATCTCCAGCAGGTGCTCTAGACGATGTTGAAGCGACGCTGTGTCTGGATCCTGGGGGAACATTTTGTTTGAATAGTAGAATAAGAACTCACAGTTCAAATAAAatcttaactctttaccacttagatacacattttgacgtgtttgtagtcaattagaaaatcaaattaaatcaaagacctttcttaatagattcaaattTAAGGGCTTCATATCCAACCTTAACGCATTGATGAGCAGCAtacagcttaaaacctgaacagcctggaAGTTTCTTgcgggctgttctggttttatgctgaatGCATATAGCTGTTTTAAATTTGCTTATGAGCTGAAAAGTTTAATGCAAGAAATAGGCTCTTTTGTACCCAATACCTATAAATATTCAAGAAATgtgtatttataaaatgtatgctCATGAGTATTTgctaaatatatacaaacaaacaaagacACAATCATTCAAGCAAAAAATAGGCTCTATGTAACCAATATCTACAAATATGAAAGGTACATTGTATTTGTGTCTATTTAATTAATTGACATGAAAATTTGGTACATCAATACACACAAACAGTCACTTAAATGATACAAATGGAATTTCTAACAAAAATGGCTTGCATTTACTCAGTGAAAGACTTATGTCTATGTAATGACTTTAGCCACCATTTGTTCACTCTTTGtctataatatttttaatactttCATTCAGTTGAGAAAATTGTCAAAAGGTCTGCTCACAGTAATTGCAGGTACAGGATTGTCATCAAGGTAGCCCATCTTCATCACAGCGTCTTCCCAGTAGCTGACAGCCTGGCTCAAGGTCTCAAGGCCTAAAACAGAGGATATAGTGTGGCCTTACAAATGAGTCTTGTTcagggaaaaatgggcttaatgcatgtgtgtcacagtccgcacaggttaattgGGGATGAAACTTTCTACATttatagtatttttgtttaatgtaaGTCTCCTCTAAATGAAAACTCAGTTTAGGAACAAAGTGTTGTTCCTAATTATTGGACTGCATCTGCATTAGCcaagttttcctagaacaaggaTCAAATATTCAGTTTGGCTTTAATTCTgctgaaaaaatggtttaaaatactGATAAATGACAGTGTTTTTAACTGAAGCAGAATCACGTTTTTTTTAAGCAGGCATTAAGTTCTTATCCCTTTTTGACTCCAGCAAAAAATCTGCCTCCCCAAAAAGCTTACTTAGAAGGAActattaatttgtaaataaaaacaagctgTACTTGTTTGTCAATATCTGACTACAAATCTGAATTCCAGCTTCAACTAAAAGATTCAAGCAGTTGGTCATTTGACTACTGATTTTCAAAATCAGACTTACCCAGGTCACACAACTGCAGTGGAGTCATATCAGTAGTATCCACAGTAGATGTTGGATGTATGATGGTTGATGTGGTGCTGGTGGAGACTGCCCCTAGACTTGCAGTCGACCCAGACAGGGACTTCTCTCTAAGAAGGGATCTAAGGGAGCTGGGACTGCGACTTCTGTAGGGGAGCTCTAACAACGGAAATGTATTAATAGATTTAATCAAGCCTTTGTCCTATTATGCAACGATGAACAATTTGGAATTTAACATGTGTCACTGACCAAACCTAAGTGGGATAAGTGAGTTGCTGTGTAAGAGGCCCGCTTAGCACTTGCCTTTTAAGCAGGACCGAAGTCCCGGGTTTGAGTACCAGTCTTGCTGCACACAGCGACAATGGCGTCTAATGTGGGACCAATTCACTTCAGTTCTCCATGGAACATGCCTGTGGGTTTATCAGGATCAGTTATAAACTGTTCCATGTGACTCAAATTCAAGGAGGAATTCCAATTTGGTAAGAGAGAATGTCACAGTTCCGAACTTAAGTGAGGTTGGTTATAAACTGTGTAGACAGCCCCGTTAGCTGACTTGATAGAGCACTTGCTTGGTAAGTGGAAGTTCCCAGGTTCAAGTCTATTTCTGGCTACACACTTTTTattccccccccacccccttgcacaaaatatgtaaacaacaatagttatctttacaatatcaaaaGATAGGTCTGCTTCAAAGTTTTGATAAGAACACAAAATACATGGAAAAGTGTCTAAGAGATTTTCATAATTACATTAGTTATTTTAAGATATTGCAATTTTTACTGGAATGTTAAAAGGCTTtagttatctttttttaaagatatatcgttatatcaaaataatatttgatgacaaattaaacatggtaaaaaacaaGTCAAAATTGCTTTGTTATGACTTCAAATAGCTCTTGGATTTGATAGTAGAAATTAAGTTCTGTaacaattttacataaaaatttcACAGTAAGTAACTTTTTGCACCATTTGAAGACCTTACATTATTGTCATTGATTATGAGAAGTATATTCACCTCCATTAGGGCTTGTAGCAGTAAGTGGTATTCTTCCACTACGGTTCCTTTGCTTATTGTGAGCCCCTGTGCTTTTCTTGCTAGACTTAGCACGTTGTCGACGCAATAAGGAAGTTAACAGCCATAGAAATGAAAAGCCTAAAAAAGGAAATGAAaagttaataatttatttaaaatcttaACAAAGCGAAATATCAGTAAAAACTAAATCAAAACTATAAGGTCCATCTTTAATAACATGTGACTAATGGTTGAATTTGGACACATGACAAAAACACTTATAAATCAAACTGGAGCCACTGCCTTGGATTTTGGAATGGTCTAAAACATACCTTTACAATTTGTATTCAGAATCCATTATATAGCAGAATCAGTCAGCATTTTAATTGTATGAACAGGTAATGAAAATTGAGCTACACAAGTTTGCAGCATAAGATTTGCtactttttcagcaaaatatgtatgtttatactCAAGTGTCATACCAGCTGTAATTCCAACCGTGATTAATTTAGTTCTCTGAGAGACGGATGCAAGCTGTGGTAAAGCAGGAAATATCCCTGTCAGTTTGTCCATCCTTATGTTTTGGTTTTACATTTGGTCTACAACAATAATGCAAACTGTAATATGGAGTGAGTTTGCCACATACTTAGATAAATTGAAAAATTTAACATGTACAAAGGTGACAAACAATAAAAGAATCAACTTAGTTAAACATTTCCATTTTTTAGATCAGGGgcttttatctgattttggggaaaggacCTGGCctttttttgaggtgaaaaaaattgcGTGAAATgcctgattttggggaaaaataaggagtcttaaataatcaatttaatatattttactgtttttaaaacaagtttaattcaacggataatttaattatgaaatatttgtctattttctacactggatcaggttctctgatatatagttaaatgtttaaaattatttttttatatatcattGTTTTGGGGAAAATCTTTGTAAGAGGGGAAAAAATCGTCTAGGGGAAAGCCGAAAGGGCCGATATTTGGCGGGTGTCAAAGAAGGTAATAAGACACGGGCCTGATCCCTGTAGATTGATgttaaaccacaaaataaatCAGTGCTACAGAAAGAGATAAAGCTTAAGATTTCTACAAGTCAAAACAAATCAATAACAAGATATAGTGACTGTGTACTTTttaaaatactaaatatatatCCGAATATTCATTATATCCGATTTTACTACCAGTATGAACTATGTTACGATTTATTATTAATCTTTATACTATTTATTATAAGAGTGATATTGTGTAAATATCcataaaaatgattatattttaaagACATATGAATAATTCCATTTACCCTTTTTATGCTAAAACAATAGAAAGTTTGAAGGTCTAACTTTTTATTTATCGGaggtttgtgttgttgttgttgttgttattaaacATGGTTACGAACCACTTACCGGTACATTTAAAAAGGCCCCAATTCCTAAAGAATGTTTCACAATGCTCGAACCCTTGTAATTTTAAGGTGAATATGTCTTACCTAGGTTTGAAATTGTATCAACAGCCAATCAAATGTTGGAGCCATGTCCCCCTACAGTAGAAACGAATTCTACTACTGCATGTGCGCATTTGAAAATTATAGTGATGCTTCATTTGGTACAACGATGCTTGCCGAACGTTGAACGTGAAGTTAttatatttcatagaaataaagaGCGGGTACAGTTGTTTTACACTCATCTCTCCACATCAATAGATCGTGTGCGTGTTCCACGTGAATACTTAGAAGCTGTTTTCTAACTTTTAACAATCATTTTCGAGTTTATTGTTTGCAGTTATAGCCTATGTTTTAGATGATATGAGTCACTATTTTAGACTAGAATTAAGCTTTATTGTTatctaaataaatttatatataaatcaatattgacaaacaattatgttaaattattggtttatgccagggacctatacaaactgtttgtataggtccctggttatGCATAAGCCATTGTTTATGTAAAGGATATCAAGGTTACTCTCTGGAAATCGTCTCTGAACGCCAAATAGGCTACCGAGATTTGCCcatttttttatatgaataaaCACAGACTGATATGATTTTGTAACGATAACATACGACAGAGCTCGACTCTTTCGTCATATCGGCAGCCAACCGATTATGGACATTTAAGTTACTTGAGGCGCCAGTGGCGTAGGTAGGCCGTGCTCCAGTTGTTCGAACATATAATACAGAGACGTAATTTGATTGTTTGATTGATTAACGATGCActtgaattgttaaaaaaatagttGGGTAGGTAGGTATCATGGTGGCAGATTTCAGTCATTTTGCCCTGACGTATTAAGTGGTTTGAGGGGCGATATGGCAGAATTAAATCATTCATCCATAAAGTGACTAAAGTCAGAGCTCACAAGGTACCAAGTAAGTTCTAAGTAGTGGAGACTTCGAAGACGCCCCGGCCTGTCCCAGAGGTCTTTTAGTACGAATTGTAAAGCATCTAGTACACTTTTCGGTAAAACGTCTCATGCGAAGGACGAGTTCGAAGGTTATGTTTTCAAAGATTGCATCTTGCACACCATGCACGTGAACGGACACACTGTTACGCGTTTAGAAAAGACCTTTTAACCAGGTCGCGAATATGAACTTCGTTTTCTATGCAAGATTTAGGGAGTTATTCTCGCGATAAAAGCACGAGATGGTCGCACAATGGCTTTTATGCAACGTTTCCACTTTGACACCACCTAAGCAAGACATTTGTATGTTGAAAGAGTTCAGCTAGATAGTATAGCGATCTGCGTACGAAATCTATTCCACAATAAACAAGTTGAAAAAGTGTGACCGATTGTCCGTACCGCACATGCATAAAGACGCGTGTATTCCAGTTTCGAATTCTATTTTTACCGGTGACATGTATACTTGTATTGAATATTATACAAAAGGTTTGAATAGCATAACCCAAATGTACGACCATCGTTTAACAGTGCTTGTAAGCAATCTGGTTAGGAAAAATGTAGTATCACCCGTTAAACAATAGGATGCATACGCGTCAGAAAAGCCTCTAATATCCTCTCCGCGTGTGGGCGACTTTCAATTGTCAAAACGAGAGAGTAAAACTAGTTTTTCCATTTGTGTACCTCAGACGTAACGGTCGTTCGTGTTTGTATGTTGTAGGGTACCGATACGACACATCGCTCCAGACGACAGGCTTAATTAATTGCGCCGATACAAAAACTATGCCTATCTATGcctatggtattttttttttctacacCAACAGTATGAGAACGACGATTTTATGCGACGAttagaaatagaggatatttgttcatgtcagtgtaagttCGTTTGTTATgacacgagtgatcataaaaaaaaatctatgatcacgagtgaaataacaaacgatcttacactgacatgaacacattttctgtttcttttctGTCCcgttttcaagaaaataattaacagctgtttccttttcgctgaaaagttaccctttctcccatcgcgtgcctcaatacatttcagtacacaaaatgacgtcattataccagggaaattctccggttaaacacttttacaatgtaaataaacggtgaaaaaaaagcataaaataaaaaggaaatttgttggactcgatggaatatcgttttaaattcacttgtgatcataaaaaatttatatataaatcgttaagtaaatcttgatatgttaatctcaaaatagaaaaagtagttccgaaaatgtgttattttcaccggtgaaaataacaatttatttattttcactgctgttatttcactgcagaaatgtcatatttaatcATTAGGTATGaaagataaatattatatttgcagCACACCGTTCAGTTAGGTAACGTTCGCAAACCGTTGTTAACGTACGTAAACATTCGCTTTTACTGAACGCACAACTATTGTCCCTGCGTGTTGTCGTACTGGAGCCCTTCAAACCCGCAACAGACAAGAGAGATATAGCCAAAGCAACAACCATTCTTCTCTACTTTTATTAAAATTCCATTTAATTAAGCCCCGTACAAAATGAAGAGCACATTTCGAACGTCATATATATTAAACTAGGGCTGCATGCACAGACGGAAATTTGAACATTTAATACATATAACCAAGAATTGTTGCTGATGTCAGCAGATAAATTGAGCACGTACATCTTGTTAGAAATTGGAAGCAACAGACGAAATAGTTAAAACAATTTATTGCAATGCCCAAAAAATCCTTACACAAATATCTGATAAAGAAAAACAATCTATTAAATTTCGTACAATCAATAATAACTTgcaaaataatgataaaacaatACACAATAGTTTTGTTTGACAAAACAtctaccaatatatatatatgactgcCTAAAAATAAGCTTAATTAAATTACCTATCCCACTGAATAACCAACAGTGACCGTAACTATGGCATTAACAGTGGCTTATAGCTTAAGcaacaaaataacaattataaaagcaTAGACTTGGTATCAATTGCTTTGACTCTGAACAATGTGCACCTCGCTGATCATTCTTATCATTTAACGTCAAGATctaaatgttaaattatttttttttttgaataagCTTTGGACAACCagtgttagtttaaaaaatagTTTACATACGAAATGATTTGACCTTAGAATATGACATTGTCCTAAACCATGCAAGCGAATGTCGTGTTCTTGACCTTTGAAATAAGCATGTTTGATGCAATAGCATGTTTTTCGATAATGGTAAATAATATTCTGAATTTGAATAAGAATCTCTCTGAGTACTCTGAAGTTAACTTACACGATCGTGCGACCTTGATTTATAACAATAAGTTATACATTGATTTTGTTTGAGAAACATCGTATACATGCGTatagtaaataaaaataataataacaaagagtaatattttaataattcctGTCAGAAGTTATATAAGTGTAAACGCAATacaaatacaagttaaataacaCTATGTGATGTTAatttgtaaccttgacctttgacataaaaACACTAGACAACTACTCTGCAAATCTTCAAGGGATGGTGAAATAAACTCTGAATTAGCGGTAACATGATTTCACTAATCAGTTATGTTAGCGGATAGTAAATAGAAACTGATTTACACCTGACCATGAAATGTTGCATTGACCTTTGATGTTAACATACAAGTTAAACTCACATATAATTTTTCCTGTCTCGAAAAATAACAAGCTCAAGTTATATACATTTGAATACCTCCGACATGGACGGATGCAGCAACGAAATAGCGCGATCACCATGTAGACCACTATTTAAACCCCACTTGGAAAAATAAATAGTTTGCTATTGAAGGTTCTGTTGATCACACTAATCGACTAACCAATTATCCGTTAACCTACTTTAACACTGACCCATACTGTTACCCCCACATACCGCTTTGGTATATATGTAGGGCAATAAGTTGGCGTGTTTtggtgacctttgacctgaagtATGACCTAGAGCTTTACGGTAGTCAACGTCCATGTGCTTGTATCTTGTATCATACAGGTTAACATCTGTGCACACTTGAAACATAGTCTCGCAATAACGTGCAATAGTTTGAATTTTTGACCTGGTGAAATTTGACCACGACCTTGAAGTTGGTGGTTACCGCACGAGACGCATATTTTTATCGTGTTAAACAtgtgccaagttatttaaaaatcgttcaatataaaatacattagtTGGTTAGTCAAACATCCCTGCTTCCGCATTAAGTGTCTTATTTTCACCTTTGACCTCTTGCTTAAATTTGACACTTTAGTTAGCCCAGCAGTTTCTGGAGCATGAATTGGAGCACATTTGCTCATGTATAACACAAGCTGGTTCGATATTCTTAAATTATTGGATAATAATATATGGGGATCCAATTAGCAAACAAAGTGTTGAAGCTCTAGTTTTACGTTTGTCAAAATACTAGCTTTAAAGTAGTTACGTGGTTTTTGCACTTGATACACCATACCTTCTAAAATCCTTCAATGCAGAGCTTAGTTAAAGTACAGACAAACACTTAATCAACAATAAATTGGtgcatttgacctttgatttCAATCTAAGACCATAATGATAAACGTCATGGCAAAGATTTAGTTATAAGGCGTGATACATGTGAATTAGACCAATGCATATGTAAGATATAGGCGCACATGTAAGATTGTGGACAGAACGACGGTCTATAAGACTCTTTATGAGTTAGTGCTTTTCTGTGGTGTATATGGAAATATTAGTGGTTTGAAACAACAACTACCGACAAAAAATCAgtaacaaaataacaatacataattattaatgtatttcTCTTGGTTACATCGAATGACGTTGTTTTTATTAGTCCcgcaaaattgtttttttttaatgttttaaaatgaaaattaagtgTGGAAAAAGCATCAAATGAAACAAATACTTTGTTGGCTTTTCGGTTGATTATCGATCACTATGCACAAGTgttcatagaaaataaatatttcccCCCGTGGGCACTTCTTTTATTAAAGTATCATTTAATCTGAAAACTCATGCTTTGAAATCGAATATCTACCGAACCCAACTCATATACTTTAAATATCCACATTAACTCTTGTTAGTATGAGtacaaacaaactattttaaaccttatatacataaatatgcaatatttatctaaattatttcttaaattccAACAATATATTCTGTAGAACTATCTTTGATGGACAACTCATAAAAAGGTCACGCAGTTACCATTTACATTTGCAACATGTAAAATGtaagatttaaaaaatgttatttgaataGCAAATGcctaaaacattatacaaatcaATTCAATGTCAAT
This is a stretch of genomic DNA from Dreissena polymorpha isolate Duluth1 chromosome 7, UMN_Dpol_1.0, whole genome shotgun sequence. It encodes these proteins:
- the LOC127837464 gene encoding mitoguardin-like is translated as MDKLTGIFPALPQLASVSQRTKLITVGITAGFSFLWLLTSLLRRQRAKSSKKSTGAHNKQRNRSGRIPLTATSPNGELPYRSRSPSSLRSLLREKSLSGSTASLGAVSTSTTSTIIHPTSTVDTTDMTPLQLCDLGLETLSQAVSYWEDAVMKMGYLDDNPVPAITDPDTASLQHRLEHLLEMAYHMQDSYERDVVRATDHMVFDTALAAFTEAENAARSRTMSMGSSSDLESFVSATDLADLSDLDQHRELFKNLYLYESGLMELKYGSVPCRTLRSEMTQCMSDTEFLAKLHCIRLAMNEIFSVQENREYFADMGKKIISSLLLQAERDTDDFVMAYSSMLDFVNNPDNWTKMEEELKGRGVKTFTFYDVVLDFILMDAFDDLENPPSTVTAVVNNRWLSNGFKETALSTAVWSVLKAKRRLLKFSDGFISRFYNISESVSPVLAWGFLGPDSKMKDLCYYFKDVVLGLIRDMFSFEKARYTSLEALSSDILLLATTRMDQALSKLSADPR